One part of the [Pantoea] beijingensis genome encodes these proteins:
- the nusB gene encoding transcription antitermination factor NusB yields MKPAARRRARECAVQALYSWQLSKNDIADVEYQFLAEQDVKDVDISYFRELLVGVATNAEYLDGLMKPYLSRQLEELGQVEKAVLRISLFELSKRSDVPYKVAINEGIELAKIFGAEDSHKFVNGVLDKAAPQIRPNRK; encoded by the coding sequence GTGAAACCTGCTGCACGTCGCCGCGCCCGTGAGTGCGCTGTCCAGGCGCTTTACTCCTGGCAGTTGTCCAAAAACGACATCGCTGATGTCGAATACCAGTTTCTGGCGGAGCAAGACGTCAAAGACGTTGATATCAGCTATTTCCGTGAGTTACTGGTTGGCGTTGCGACCAATGCGGAATATCTGGACGGCCTGATGAAACCTTATCTGTCACGCCAGCTTGAAGAGCTGGGACAGGTTGAGAAAGCCGTACTGCGTATTTCGCTGTTTGAGCTGAGCAAGCGTTCAGATGTGCCGTATAAAGTGGCCATCAATGAAGGCATTGAGCTGGCAAAAATATTTGGTGCCGAAGACAGCCATAAATTTGTCAATGGCGTGCTGGATAAAGCCGCTCCACAGATTCGCCCCAACAGAAAGTAG
- a CDS encoding TRAP transporter large permease subunit, producing the protein MTDSTLKVKAAEIDHIAVLSRLSKVLATAASWAAGVVLFVDVMIVFSSVIFRYLLHSPLHWAEEMARAMMVALVFFGVAASTGRGGHIGVDIFQKFFPALLRPYIIHASRWVLVLVSIGLLISGSSLFDAARSQTTETGLPQIIFVIPVVTGALIMCIAALEHALRGQLKVIIYSGVGIVILAALSWLQFSVMDDPSSLATALMFACFVVGIIAGVPIAFTLGLSAMVFFIFSPSLPFVFFSQQVVAGVDHFVLLAIPFFLLAGAAMEVNGMSTRLVELIVRGMGRFRGGMNMTTVLSMAFFSGISGSKLADVAAVGGVLMPAVRRGKQDSNEAAGVFAASAVMAETIPPCVNLIVMGFIANISIGALFIAGIVPAAFLLVLLLIAANRFGGRVDISEAYPVMRSRKQLWLGAAVGLLMIFMIGRGVMLGIATSTEISAFAVVYAIIIGRLAFGELTLKATIKMFIDMGTMSGVLLFIVACATSLSYALTIQMIPQQIAELLVTVGHQYGAWIFLCLSIVILVIFGAVLEGAPALIIFAPILVPIATQLGFSPLHFGIVMIMAMGFGLFMPPMGLGLYTTCMICGVEMKDIVRPMMKYSLIVFVGIIIVSLLPVMTTWLPQLAGY; encoded by the coding sequence ATGACAGACTCAACGCTAAAAGTAAAAGCTGCAGAAATTGACCATATCGCAGTGCTAAGCCGGCTTAGTAAAGTACTGGCGACTGCCGCTTCATGGGCCGCTGGCGTGGTATTGTTTGTAGACGTAATGATTGTTTTTTCATCGGTTATCTTTCGCTATTTGCTGCACTCCCCCTTACATTGGGCTGAGGAAATGGCAAGGGCGATGATGGTTGCGCTGGTTTTTTTTGGTGTCGCGGCATCAACCGGACGTGGCGGGCATATCGGGGTTGATATTTTTCAGAAATTCTTTCCCGCATTGCTGCGCCCCTACATTATTCATGCCAGTCGCTGGGTATTGGTTTTGGTGTCGATCGGTTTGTTGATCTCTGGATCGAGCTTATTTGATGCGGCTCGCTCGCAGACAACGGAAACCGGGCTACCACAGATTATCTTCGTTATTCCCGTGGTAACGGGAGCATTGATCATGTGTATCGCTGCGCTGGAGCATGCGCTGCGAGGCCAGCTAAAAGTCATTATCTATAGTGGTGTCGGAATCGTAATACTGGCTGCACTCTCCTGGCTGCAGTTCTCGGTGATGGACGACCCATCATCGTTAGCAACAGCACTGATGTTTGCCTGTTTTGTGGTGGGAATTATCGCAGGAGTCCCCATTGCCTTTACGCTCGGGTTGTCGGCAATGGTATTTTTTATTTTTTCCCCCTCGTTACCGTTTGTGTTTTTCTCGCAGCAGGTAGTTGCGGGCGTTGACCACTTTGTTTTGCTGGCGATCCCATTTTTCCTGTTGGCTGGTGCTGCGATGGAAGTTAACGGGATGTCTACCCGACTGGTGGAGTTAATTGTCCGTGGGATGGGGCGTTTTCGTGGTGGCATGAATATGACCACGGTTCTGTCAATGGCCTTTTTTTCCGGCATATCTGGTTCTAAGTTGGCTGACGTTGCTGCGGTTGGCGGCGTATTAATGCCAGCGGTCAGGCGCGGCAAACAGGATAGCAATGAAGCCGCTGGCGTATTTGCGGCCTCTGCCGTGATGGCCGAAACGATTCCACCGTGCGTTAACCTGATCGTGATGGGATTTATTGCCAATATTTCAATTGGTGCATTGTTTATCGCGGGTATTGTCCCTGCGGCTTTTCTGCTGGTGCTACTGCTAATTGCAGCTAACCGCTTTGGTGGACGGGTAGATATTAGTGAAGCCTATCCGGTCATGCGTTCCCGTAAGCAGTTGTGGCTTGGGGCTGCAGTCGGGTTGCTCATGATTTTTATGATTGGACGCGGTGTGATGCTCGGCATTGCTACCTCAACGGAAATCTCCGCGTTTGCGGTCGTCTACGCCATAATTATTGGTCGTTTGGCATTTGGTGAACTGACGCTTAAAGCTACGATAAAGATGTTCATTGATATGGGAACAATGTCGGGTGTATTGCTGTTTATCGTGGCATGTGCAACTAGCCTTTCGTATGCGTTGACGATCCAAATGATTCCCCAGCAGATTGCCGAGTTGTTGGTCACGGTTGGTCATCAGTATGGCGCCTGGATTTTTCTGTGTCTCAGCATTGTTATTTTGGTTATTTTCGGTGCCGTACTTGAGGGGGCTCCAGCATTAATTATTTTTGCCCCAATTCTGGTCCCGATTGCAACGCAATTAGGTTTTAGCCCTCTACATTTCGGTATCGTGATGATCATGGCGATGGGCTTTGGATTATTTATGCCCCCTATGGGATTAGGTTTATATACCACATGTATGATTTGTGGTGTCGAAATGAAAGATATCGTCAGACCAATGATGAAATATTCTCTGATTGTGTTTGTGGGGATCATTATTGTTTCGCTACTTCCGGTAATGACAACATGGTTACCTCAGCTTGCCGGATATTGA
- a CDS encoding HIT family protein — protein sequence MSEHPCSYCFPQNESVIWKNEKCRVLLVNDSAFTGWCRVVWQKHQSELSELTADERNHIIQVVAEVERMIINAMQPAKMNLASLGTGLPHLHWHIIPRYRDDSHFPEAIWGTALREGEVRALPDTFTADMSQHLDRVFG from the coding sequence ATGAGTGAACATCCATGTTCTTACTGTTTTCCACAAAATGAAAGCGTCATATGGAAAAATGAAAAGTGTCGGGTTCTGTTGGTCAATGACAGTGCCTTTACTGGCTGGTGTCGGGTTGTATGGCAAAAACATCAGTCAGAATTGAGTGAGCTGACGGCTGATGAGCGTAATCATATTATTCAGGTGGTCGCTGAGGTTGAAAGAATGATTATTAACGCTATGCAGCCTGCCAAAATGAATTTGGCCAGTCTTGGGACGGGACTTCCGCATCTGCACTGGCATATTATTCCGCGCTATCGTGATGACAGTCATTTTCCAGAGGCGATATGGGGTACAGCATTACGTGAAGGTGAGGTTAGAGCTCTACCGGATACTTTCACTGCGGATATGTCACAGCATTTGGACCGTGTTTTTGGCTAA
- a CDS encoding LacI family DNA-binding transcriptional regulator has product MANIRDVARHADVSVSTVSNVINGRTDQMRHETLLRIQVAMRELNYQPNRIAQQLKTGQVKMIGLLVPSIVNPSFAALAREIDLAAKAWDGYRVLLGNTYRQESEEDTFLEDMLAHGIKGVIVASSTVDKPHFFQAASQGLVMVNYDSRVGALSASTELLCDSVSMDNIEAGRIATEYLIQQGCRNLAFVTEASHIMSRSHKITGFHTAIAGQGEQVESQVIEGKASKAYGDTEMAELGRELARDVSALNPSPDGIVTVNDALAIGLIAGLRDIGIRVPEDISVVGIDNIPLAGLINPGLTSVMPPLAEMAALMIERLIKRIDDPKIKPEAFLFTPRLVIRDSVRKKK; this is encoded by the coding sequence ATGGCCAATATACGCGATGTAGCACGGCATGCGGACGTATCCGTAAGCACGGTATCGAACGTGATCAATGGACGAACCGATCAAATGCGGCATGAAACGCTACTGCGTATACAGGTTGCTATGCGTGAACTAAATTACCAGCCGAATCGCATTGCCCAGCAGTTAAAAACGGGTCAGGTAAAAATGATTGGTTTACTGGTTCCATCTATTGTTAACCCCAGTTTCGCCGCACTGGCCCGTGAGATCGATCTGGCCGCGAAAGCCTGGGATGGTTATCGTGTTTTGTTGGGTAATACTTATCGTCAGGAAAGCGAAGAAGATACATTTCTCGAAGATATGTTGGCGCATGGTATCAAAGGGGTGATTGTTGCTTCAAGTACGGTAGATAAGCCTCACTTTTTTCAGGCCGCGTCTCAGGGGTTGGTCATGGTCAATTATGACAGCCGAGTTGGTGCGCTATCTGCATCTACGGAACTTCTGTGTGACAGCGTATCGATGGATAATATTGAGGCGGGTCGGATTGCCACCGAATATTTAATTCAGCAAGGGTGCCGGAATTTGGCCTTTGTCACTGAAGCCAGTCATATTATGAGCCGCAGCCATAAAATTACCGGGTTTCATACGGCTATCGCCGGACAGGGTGAGCAGGTAGAGAGCCAGGTTATTGAAGGTAAGGCATCAAAAGCGTATGGCGATACGGAAATGGCAGAATTAGGTCGCGAACTTGCCCGTGACGTCAGTGCCCTTAATCCATCACCAGACGGTATTGTGACTGTGAATGATGCTCTGGCGATAGGTCTAATTGCTGGGTTACGCGATATCGGTATCCGGGTGCCAGAAGATATTTCAGTGGTGGGGATTGATAATATCCCGCTTGCGGGATTAATTAATCCGGGTTTGACATCCGTTATGCCTCCTCTTGCTGAAATGGCCGCTTTAATGATAGAGCGTTTAATTAAAAGGATTGACGATCCGAAAATTAAACCCGAAGCCTTTTTATTTACACCCCGTTTAGTTATTCGTGATTCAGTGCGTAAAAAAAAGTAG
- the ribE gene encoding 6,7-dimethyl-8-ribityllumazine synthase has product MKIIEAAVATPDARVAIVIARFNNFINESLLDGAIDALKRIGQVKDENITVVWVPGAYELPMTARAIAKAGKHDTVIALGTVIRGGTAHFEYVAGEASSGLASVAMNSDIPVAFGVLTTENIEQAIERAGTKAGNKGAEAALTALEMINVLKAIKA; this is encoded by the coding sequence ATGAAGATTATTGAAGCTGCTGTCGCCACTCCTGATGCACGCGTTGCTATTGTTATCGCGCGTTTCAACAATTTCATCAACGAAAGCCTGCTGGATGGTGCTATTGACGCACTGAAGCGTATTGGCCAGGTTAAAGATGAAAATATCACCGTGGTTTGGGTGCCCGGTGCCTATGAGCTGCCGATGACGGCACGCGCCATTGCCAAAGCGGGCAAACATGACACCGTCATTGCTTTGGGCACCGTGATTCGTGGCGGTACCGCCCACTTCGAATACGTTGCAGGTGAAGCCAGCTCGGGTCTCGCCAGCGTCGCAATGAACAGTGATATTCCCGTTGCTTTCGGCGTATTGACTACCGAGAACATCGAGCAGGCGATTGAACGCGCGGGGACCAAAGCGGGAAATAAAGGCGCGGAAGCCGCGTTGACCGCACTTGAAATGATCAATGTATTGAAAGCCATTAAAGCCTGA
- the pgpA gene encoding phosphatidylglycerophosphatase A produces the protein MILTRDKDIAKSRLKMSNPWHLLATGFGSGLSRWVPGTMGSLAAIPFWWLMTFLPLQLYSLLVMLGICLGVYLCHRTAKDMGVHDHGSIVWDEFIGMWITLMAIPVMSWQWVAAGFVIFRVLDMWKPWPIRWFDRNVHGGMGIMIDDIIAGIISAGILYYLGYHWPF, from the coding sequence ATCATTTTGACGCGCGATAAAGATATTGCAAAAAGCCGCCTGAAAATGAGTAATCCCTGGCATCTATTGGCTACGGGATTCGGCAGTGGCTTAAGCCGCTGGGTGCCGGGTACGATGGGCTCACTGGCCGCGATTCCTTTTTGGTGGCTGATGACTTTTCTGCCGCTCCAACTCTATTCGCTGCTGGTGATGCTGGGTATTTGCCTGGGTGTTTACCTTTGTCATCGCACGGCAAAAGATATGGGAGTCCACGACCACGGCAGTATTGTCTGGGATGAATTTATCGGGATGTGGATAACCCTGATGGCAATACCGGTAATGAGTTGGCAGTGGGTTGCGGCGGGTTTTGTTATTTTTCGTGTTCTGGATATGTGGAAACCCTGGCCAATTCGCTGGTTCGATCGTAACGTCCATGGTGGTATGGGGATCATGATCGACGATATCATTGCGGGGATCATCTCTGCCGGCATCCTTTACTATCTTGGTTATCACTGGCCATTCTAA
- the thiL gene encoding thiamine-phosphate kinase — protein sequence MACGEFELIARYFNRVTSSRRDVEKGIGDDCALLNVPEKQTLAISTDTLVEGIHFLRDIHPSDLGYKALAVNLSDLAAMGADPAWLTLAITLPEVDEQWLKAFSDSLFELLDYYDMQLIGGDTSRGPRSLTLGIHGLVPTGRALKRSGARVGDWIYVTGTLGDSAAGLALLQHHIKIADPAACEALIKRHLRPMPRILQGQALRDLASSAIDISDGLISDLGHVLKASECGARINLDALPLSSSLSEHIDRPLALRWALSGGEDYELCFTVPEINRGAIDVALGHLGVPFTCIGQIAPESEGVTLLQDGKPVEVNLKGFDHFDAR from the coding sequence ATGGCATGTGGCGAATTCGAACTTATCGCGCGTTATTTTAATCGCGTGACAAGCTCTCGTCGCGATGTTGAGAAAGGCATCGGCGACGACTGCGCGTTACTGAACGTACCAGAGAAACAAACGCTGGCGATCAGTACCGATACGCTAGTAGAAGGCATCCACTTCTTACGCGATATTCATCCCTCCGATCTGGGTTACAAGGCGCTGGCAGTAAACCTGAGCGATTTGGCGGCAATGGGCGCCGATCCTGCCTGGCTTACGCTAGCGATCACGCTGCCGGAGGTGGATGAGCAATGGCTAAAAGCCTTCAGCGACAGCCTATTCGAACTGCTTGATTATTATGATATGCAGTTAATTGGCGGGGATACCTCACGCGGGCCGCGAAGCCTGACGCTTGGTATTCATGGGCTGGTGCCGACCGGGCGTGCGCTGAAACGGTCAGGTGCCCGCGTTGGCGACTGGATTTACGTGACCGGTACGCTAGGCGATAGTGCTGCTGGGCTGGCACTATTGCAGCACCATATAAAAATTGCCGATCCCGCTGCCTGTGAAGCATTGATTAAACGTCATTTGCGTCCAATGCCACGTATTCTTCAGGGGCAGGCACTGCGCGATTTAGCCAGCTCAGCCATCGATATCTCCGATGGCCTGATTTCTGATCTGGGCCATGTATTGAAAGCGAGCGAATGCGGTGCACGCATCAACCTTGATGCGCTGCCGTTATCATCCTCACTGTCAGAGCATATTGACAGGCCACTGGCTTTACGCTGGGCGCTGAGCGGGGGGGAAGATTATGAGCTGTGTTTCACCGTTCCTGAAATTAATCGGGGTGCAATTGACGTAGCGCTGGGTCATCTTGGCGTGCCCTTTACCTGTATCGGGCAGATTGCGCCTGAATCCGAAGGTGTCACGCTACTGCAGGACGGGAAACCCGTTGAGGTTAACTTGAAAGGATTCGATCATTTTGACGCGCGATAA
- the dxs gene encoding 1-deoxy-D-xylulose-5-phosphate synthase — MSFDIAKYPTLALANSVQELRLLPKESLPKLCDELRQYLLDSVSRSSGHFASGLGVVELTVALHYVYNTPFDHLVWDVGHQAYPHKILTGRRDQIGTIRQKNGLHPFPWRDESEYDVLNVGHSSTSISAGLGMAVAAGKEGKGRRTACVIGDGAITAGMAFEAMNHAGDIKADLLVVLNDNEMSISENVGALNNRLAQILSGKTYARLREGGKKVLTGLPPIKELVRRTEEHLKGMVVPGTLFEELGFNYIGPVDGHDVLALVQTLKNMRDLKGPQFLHIMTKKGKGYAPAEKDPISWHAVPKFDPASGLLPKSVEGLPSYSKIFGNWLCEIAASDDKLMAITPAMREGSGMVGFSRQYPAQYFDVAIAEQHAVTFAAGLAIGGYKPVVAIYSTFLQRAYDQLIHDVAIQKLPVLFAIDRGGIVGADGQTHQGAFDIAFLRCIPEMVIMTPSDENECRQMLYTGYHYQQGPSAVRYPRGNGTGATLQPLAPLTLGKGVIRHEGEKLAILNFGTLLPEAQTVAESLNATLVDMRFVKPLDEELILTLSKTHEAFITLEEGAIKGGAGSGVNEVLMAKRVGIPVLNLGLPDRFIPQGTQEEIRHDFQLDAEGIQAQINAWITQ; from the coding sequence ATGAGTTTTGATATTGCAAAATACCCGACATTAGCCCTGGCAAATTCGGTGCAAGAATTGCGTTTACTACCGAAAGAGAGCCTGCCAAAGCTGTGTGATGAGCTGCGCCAGTATTTGCTGGACAGCGTAAGCCGCTCAAGCGGCCATTTTGCTTCCGGGCTTGGCGTGGTGGAGCTGACGGTTGCCTTACATTATGTCTATAACACGCCGTTTGATCACCTGGTGTGGGACGTGGGCCACCAGGCCTATCCACATAAGATTTTGACCGGCCGCCGTGACCAAATTGGTACCATCCGTCAAAAAAACGGCCTGCATCCTTTTCCCTGGCGAGATGAAAGTGAATACGATGTGCTCAATGTGGGTCACTCATCAACATCTATCAGCGCTGGTTTGGGCATGGCAGTTGCTGCCGGGAAAGAAGGTAAAGGGCGGCGTACCGCTTGTGTGATTGGCGATGGGGCCATCACTGCTGGAATGGCATTCGAGGCAATGAATCACGCTGGAGATATCAAAGCGGATCTTCTGGTCGTGCTGAACGATAATGAGATGTCGATTTCAGAAAACGTCGGCGCGCTGAATAACCGGCTTGCTCAGATTCTTTCAGGCAAAACCTATGCACGCCTGCGTGAAGGCGGTAAGAAGGTACTCACGGGACTCCCTCCCATCAAGGAGCTGGTCAGACGCACGGAAGAGCATCTGAAAGGCATGGTTGTACCCGGAACACTTTTTGAAGAGCTTGGCTTTAATTATATCGGTCCGGTAGACGGACATGACGTGTTGGCGCTCGTGCAGACGTTAAAGAATATGCGCGACCTTAAGGGCCCACAGTTTCTACACATCATGACAAAAAAAGGCAAGGGCTATGCTCCTGCCGAAAAGGATCCTATCAGTTGGCATGCGGTGCCAAAATTCGATCCGGCAAGCGGGCTATTGCCGAAAAGCGTAGAGGGTCTACCCAGCTACTCAAAAATTTTTGGTAATTGGTTATGCGAAATTGCCGCCAGCGATGACAAGCTAATGGCCATTACACCCGCGATGCGTGAAGGTTCAGGTATGGTCGGGTTTTCACGCCAGTACCCGGCGCAATATTTCGATGTCGCCATCGCCGAACAACATGCCGTTACCTTTGCCGCCGGTTTGGCCATTGGCGGCTATAAGCCGGTAGTCGCTATCTATTCAACGTTTTTGCAGCGCGCATATGATCAACTGATTCATGATGTTGCGATTCAGAAACTGCCGGTCCTGTTTGCTATCGATCGCGGTGGTATCGTCGGTGCGGATGGGCAAACACACCAGGGCGCTTTTGATATCGCCTTCCTGCGCTGCATCCCGGAAATGGTAATCATGACGCCCAGTGATGAGAACGAATGCCGTCAGATGCTCTACACAGGCTATCACTACCAGCAGGGTCCCAGCGCCGTACGCTATCCACGCGGCAATGGAACGGGCGCTACGCTGCAGCCTCTGGCACCACTCACGCTGGGTAAAGGCGTCATCAGGCACGAAGGTGAAAAGTTAGCCATATTGAACTTCGGCACGTTGCTGCCAGAAGCACAGACTGTAGCAGAGTCGCTTAATGCGACGCTGGTAGATATGCGTTTTGTTAAACCGCTCGATGAAGAGTTGATTCTGACATTGTCTAAAACGCATGAAGCCTTTATCACCCTGGAAGAAGGTGCGATTAAAGGCGGTGCTGGTAGCGGCGTGAATGAAGTGCTGATGGCAAAACGTGTCGGGATCCCGGTCTTGAATCTTGGCCTGCCGGATCGTTTTATTCCTCAGGGCACCCAGGAAGAAATCCGCCACGATTTTCAGTTGGATGCCGAAGGCATTCAGGCACAAATTAACGCCTGGATCACACAGTAA
- a CDS encoding aldo/keto reductase, protein MKTIQLGNTDLHVSRLCLGCMTYGEPARGQHAWTLPEESSRPLIKQALEAGINFFDTANSYSDGSSEEIVGRALKDYARREDVIIATKVYNEMSNLPRGLSRAQIMQSIDDSLKRLGTDYVDLLQIHRWDYNTPLEETLEALHDVVKAGKARYIGASSMYAWQFAKALYTADRHGWTRFSTMQDQYNLIQREEEREMYPLCLAENIAVLPWSPLARGRLTRPWGETTARSVSDEVGHGLYNHSEENDGQIAQRVEAIAKDKGVSRAQVALAWLLSKPVVTAPIIGASRAEQLDDLVKAVEVELTSEEIAELETVYRPHSVVGFN, encoded by the coding sequence ATGAAAACGATTCAATTAGGTAACACCGATCTGCACGTTTCACGTTTATGTTTAGGTTGTATGACCTATGGTGAACCCGCTCGCGGACAACACGCCTGGACATTGCCCGAAGAGAGTAGTCGACCACTAATTAAACAGGCTCTTGAAGCCGGTATTAACTTCTTTGATACGGCAAACAGCTATTCCGATGGCAGCAGTGAAGAGATCGTGGGTCGTGCACTGAAAGATTATGCCCGCCGGGAAGACGTCATCATCGCAACAAAAGTTTATAACGAGATGAGCAATCTGCCCCGGGGTTTGTCACGCGCTCAAATTATGCAGTCGATTGATGATAGCCTGAAACGTCTGGGAACTGATTACGTCGATTTACTGCAAATCCATCGCTGGGATTACAATACGCCGTTAGAAGAGACGCTGGAAGCGTTGCACGATGTGGTAAAAGCCGGCAAAGCACGTTATATCGGAGCCTCATCAATGTACGCCTGGCAATTTGCCAAAGCGCTGTATACGGCTGATCGCCATGGCTGGACGCGTTTCTCAACTATGCAGGACCAGTATAATCTGATTCAGCGCGAAGAAGAGCGCGAAATGTATCCGCTTTGCCTGGCAGAAAATATTGCTGTCCTGCCCTGGAGCCCACTGGCAAGAGGCCGTCTGACCCGCCCTTGGGGAGAAACCACCGCACGTTCGGTATCTGATGAAGTAGGCCATGGATTATACAACCATAGCGAAGAGAACGACGGCCAAATCGCGCAGCGCGTTGAAGCTATTGCGAAAGACAAAGGCGTGAGCCGTGCGCAGGTTGCGTTGGCATGGCTGCTCAGTAAACCGGTTGTTACCGCTCCCATTATTGGTGCTTCACGTGCCGAACAGCTGGATGATTTGGTTAAAGCCGTTGAGGTTGAGCTAACATCGGAAGAAATTGCTGAGCTGGAGACGGTCTATCGCCCACACAGCGTAGTCGGTTTTAACTGA
- a CDS encoding TRAP transporter substrate-binding protein, translating into MKANLHLTLRYLLVAAGFWLFSGFGQQAVAASDLRVYSSLTADGNSAHYIWFKRFQENIEKNPRLNDEIKLHYFPNSMLGKEADATQQVKIGAINMMISGTSIWATMVPQMGVLDLGYLFKDFDQAGAALDGKAGEMLSGLMLQKANIVVLGYGYNLGARNIFTKKEIVKPSDLDNLKIRVLPVPNFIATINHMGAVAIPMPGGEVYSSLQTGVIDGLEHDSATVYASKYYEIIKNATLTQHSYNPIMIAMNKASFDRIPADIRPDFIAAAKEATEYERQQYKVVEQQSIRLLEEKGVKFHKTDTALFAQKVRPVWDDFLNKYPDMKPVVDEIQKTGQQ; encoded by the coding sequence ATGAAAGCCAATTTACATCTTACTCTACGTTATTTGCTGGTTGCCGCGGGCTTTTGGTTATTCTCTGGATTTGGGCAACAGGCTGTTGCAGCAAGCGATTTACGTGTTTATTCATCACTTACTGCAGATGGTAATTCTGCACATTACATCTGGTTTAAACGATTCCAGGAAAATATTGAAAAAAATCCTCGCCTGAATGATGAAATTAAACTTCACTATTTCCCAAACAGTATGTTGGGGAAAGAGGCTGATGCCACACAGCAAGTGAAAATTGGTGCAATAAATATGATGATTTCAGGAACCTCTATCTGGGCGACCATGGTGCCGCAGATGGGGGTGCTCGATCTCGGTTATTTATTTAAAGATTTTGATCAGGCTGGTGCGGCGTTAGATGGTAAAGCCGGAGAAATGCTTTCTGGCTTAATGTTGCAAAAAGCGAATATCGTGGTGTTGGGGTACGGTTATAACCTCGGCGCAAGAAATATTTTTACTAAAAAAGAAATAGTTAAACCTTCCGACCTGGATAATTTGAAAATTCGTGTATTGCCCGTACCTAATTTTATTGCCACGATAAATCATATGGGAGCCGTTGCGATACCTATGCCTGGCGGCGAAGTCTACTCATCACTGCAAACCGGTGTGATTGATGGTTTGGAGCATGATTCAGCGACGGTGTATGCCAGTAAGTATTATGAAATAATTAAGAATGCTACGCTAACACAACACAGCTATAACCCCATTATGATTGCAATGAATAAAGCCAGCTTCGATCGTATTCCTGCTGATATTCGTCCTGACTTTATTGCTGCAGCGAAAGAGGCGACTGAATATGAGCGGCAACAATATAAAGTTGTTGAACAACAGTCCATTCGTCTTCTGGAAGAGAAAGGTGTGAAGTTTCATAAAACTGATACTGCACTTTTTGCCCAGAAAGTCCGCCCGGTTTGGGATGATTTCCTGAATAAATATCCTGATATGAAACCTGTCGTTGACGAAATTCAAAAAACGGGACAACAGTAA
- a CDS encoding SDR family NAD(P)-dependent oxidoreductase: protein MLNELTGKRVLITGSTAGIGLATAKLFLQYGAKVGINGRNIIKDPDILAEFDALPGEYIQLGADLTQSSHCEKLVADFAEHFGGIDVLINNAGGLGGRSALENIDDVFYDGVMDLNVRSVVMVTKYAIPHLRRSAQESGKTSAVISTGSIAGRDGGGVGAGLYGSAKAWVHSIHRNWVKEFTGDNIRFNIVSPGSIDTAFHHGKSEEVLQKMRNSIPMGRFGTSEEVAPTYLYLASHSFSGYITGQIVDINGGQMAP, encoded by the coding sequence ATGCTAAATGAATTAACGGGTAAACGCGTACTGATCACAGGATCAACGGCGGGAATTGGTCTGGCTACGGCGAAGTTATTTTTACAATACGGCGCTAAAGTGGGAATTAATGGGCGAAATATCATTAAAGATCCTGATATCCTGGCTGAGTTTGATGCTTTACCCGGTGAATATATTCAGCTTGGTGCTGATTTAACGCAGTCTTCACATTGTGAAAAACTGGTGGCCGATTTCGCCGAGCATTTTGGTGGCATTGATGTGTTAATTAATAATGCCGGAGGATTGGGCGGGCGCAGTGCGCTGGAAAATATCGATGATGTATTCTATGACGGCGTGATGGACCTGAATGTCCGGTCAGTGGTGATGGTGACAAAATATGCTATTCCACATCTCCGCCGCTCGGCGCAGGAAAGCGGCAAGACCTCTGCGGTAATCAGTACCGGCTCTATCGCCGGACGCGATGGCGGCGGTGTAGGTGCCGGTTTGTACGGTAGCGCGAAGGCTTGGGTCCACAGTATCCATCGTAACTGGGTAAAAGAATTTACCGGCGATAATATTCGCTTCAATATCGTATCGCCCGGCAGTATTGATACCGCTTTTCATCATGGAAAGAGTGAAGAAGTGCTACAGAAAATGCGTAATTCCATCCCGATGGGGCGTTTCGGCACCAGTGAGGAAGTTGCGCCGACCTATCTGTATCTGGCAAGTCATTCTTTTAGTGGCTATATTACCGGGCAAATCGTTGATATTAACGGTGGTCAAATGGCACCTTAA